The stretch of DNA TTAAAGACATTCTTGAATACAAGCAccaaaaagattaaaaagatgTTGAGCAGACAAGGCAGAATAAACAGATCCAGCAGGTCCAGCAGAAGCAGCACATCCAAGAGGTCCAGCAGGTCCAACAGCTGAAGGGGCACATCGGACCAACAGGTACAGGAACTGGAGGTAATGGAACCCAGTGATGGAGCTGGACTGTCAAAGCATCTGACTAGTCCATAGGTAAATAGCACCTACACCCTAAGAGAGAATCTTTCTTCCCTGAAAGGAAAACCTGAATGGTATCTAGCCGCAGTACATCAAACCATGGCAAATACTCAGTGATCAGTATGCAGACATCATGTTCACCTGATCTGTATCTAGACATGTTAGCTGGAGAAGGACACCTGGCTCTTGTTCTGTAATGTCTGGATCTGAATGTGTTCTTGGTTTAATTGGAGCAGACTTAGACTTAACTGTCCCAGGTCAACATAGCCAATGCAATGGATGGGCATCATTCATTTGCTACTCCTACTTCTTGTAGCTTTTTCAGGGCATGGttcagggagaaggaggagtcAGGTGTGTTTAGGTAGTTGGAAGTTCTCTCACTGAATACGAAATCTGGCTCATTGCATTCCAGTCCACTTGCTTTTAGACCTATCTGAATTCAACATGCACATTCCTGTATACACATTCAGCTATAACTGAGCAGACCAACACCACTCACAGCATCTgctgaaaggtcaaaggtcagaaaatGGGAGTCGGTCCATTTCTGGAAGATCAGGGACCTTGTACAAACAAAGCAATACAACAGGTCCTCATGAAGACAAGTAGTCGCAGTGTTTCAGTGAGTGGAGAGGTCATCGTggttcaaccccccccccccccccagttaaGAATAATCTCAACTGGTATTTTaagcttgttgttgtttccttgGCACTTGATCCACATCACAGCAAACagaccacaaacacaacagtggaAGAATAAAGGAGGAGAAATAACGACACAGAACTCCACTGAACTACCTGGATATAGGTGTGCCATGCCACAACCGGAAGAAGAGTGTAAGTAATAGTTCAGCTACTATCACTTTCAGACAACTGTGTGACAGGACGTCATTTCTTGGGTCAAGTTGCACACGTAAACTCAATCAAACAGCCAAGtcatgtttatttaattaaataatccACACTAAATTAGCTAAAATCTATGCTTGATAGATTGTATCATTTTTTCTACCTATGGGTGATGGGGACTGGAGGCCATCCAGTCTATCACGGAGCTGGTATACAGAGAAACAGTtattcacatacacacctaCAGGTAAAGAAAAGAAGTTGGAGCTTCCAGAAGGGAACCCATACATGAAGAACAAGCGATATCTACACAGAAGTGCAACAGTGCTGACTTATTCACCACTGTGCCACCTCTTTCTAACAGCTCTCTTCATGTTGTCTCAATAAAAGCAGGTCCAGCACTGAGTCCATAAAGGCTGAAAAGGAggtttctctttctcagacagaTGAATGGCTAATACACATACTCACCCCTAGCCACACTGCCACTACATCCAGACCAGTCAGAAGGTGTTTTGCAAAACAGTAGTTAGGTTCATGTGACTTCTTTGCATGACAAAATATGTGCAGACTGTTGTATATTTACAGTAGTGTATTGatacaatttaaataataaaacaataattcgGGGAAATGCTTTTGTGCATCATTTGCTGTCAGACCAAGGCTGTTCAAAGTACCATTGGGTCTAATCTGACCAATAAAATAATTACTGTCATCTCATATCTGATAAAAACTGATAAAGGGATATTAACTAGACTAATAATAAACTATTTCAGGAACCTTCAGCAGAAATTTGAGGAAACTCAAATAGGCGTGACTTCTTCAGACTCCTGTTACCAGGTTTTGTATAAGTAACCGTACCTTCTATCTGGTCATTTGTCATAAATACCACAATGCTTTTTACTGGCTCTGCATAACAATGGTATCAGTTCAACAGTGAAGAAACACTTGAGTCACTACATTTTATGGTGTTCACTCTGTGGGCCTCCTTTGATTTCCTTTCAtaagtttggacacactgtcctattcatttgaatgagaaagcaTATCCAAACTTTTTACTGGTAGTGCAGTTCTGTTAAGACCAAGTATAATAAATCCCAGCAATAGGTTTCTGTTTGAGCTCTGGAATAATAAATCATCACATATCAGCTCAGagtccaaacacagtctgaactCTATGCGGTTGTGTCTATCCTGAGTCTACTCTATATGATGATGGAATATGTTTGTGTAAACAAGGCAATAACGCAATATTTTCAGGTTCCTATGCTGCTCTCTAGTGGTaaacacacagtttttctgtctctgaccaTATTGACATGAAATCCAAAAGACACTCCCCGTTTGTTTTTGactgcctgctgcagctgctgtcagatgaAAGTCATTGGCTGAGTGTTGAGGGACCTACCTTCTGTAATGGTGAGATACCTTCTTTAAGAGTGATTTACGTTCTGAGTACCTGAATCCTGCTCAGCTGACTCATACATGTTTAATACTACCACTCATTCTCTGCTGTGTAGCATTAGTGTTAGCTTTACCCTGTGACACCCTGTGACACACTAgaacacactgtaacacacactgTGATACAATATAACTCactgcaacaaacaaacacactgtaatACACTATAACACATTGTAATACACAGGAACAGACCCTGTGAAATAATGCAACAAACTGTaacatacaacaacacacaacagaacacaCTGGTACAGTAAAGCACCCTGTGACTGACTGTAACATACTGTGAAGCACTGTAACACACcccataaataataataaaaataatgtaaaaagaaaTTGTAACACTGTGACAGACTATATTATCGCACTTAAGGCTGATGTTACAAGTCTGTTGATGTTCTTTTGACGGTGCAGTGGATTGACTATCCGGCAGACCTCCACTGTTCTCAGTGTGAAACATCAGTGTCACATCCCTTCAGCACCACAAATGCAGTGGAGTTTCTTCCTATTTCTCCCTATTTCCTTCTGTATGTCAAATGGATACTACAGTGATGGTTGCTACAGTAAGACTATTACATGTAACAGTGTTTTTATGGATTCACATGTTCAGTAGGAACCACTGAGctcagagctgaggaggaagtgtTGTGCAGAAACATCTGATACGCCAACATGTTAGTTTCTGAGGTTATAGGATTGgctgacaaaaacaattaaaatatagTCATAGTACATTCAGAGGTCACCCGCATGATGCCTCACAAGTACTGCCATGTTCAACTAGAGCATATGTAGCAGTACTCCTTCAATGGTCCTAGAAACAATGACAACTTTACAGCTGTCTGGTCTACAATACACAGCAGGACACATGGCTTTAAAGCTGTTCACTGAGGTCAGCTGATACAACTCAtttcatacattcatacattcatacaaACCGTGGCTTTACATAACACTGACTGGGAGGCAAGGTCCAGTTCAGATACACACAAATGATCCTGGTCTTTTGTGTCCAGGTCAGTAAGAATGTTCATGCAGCTTCTGCACTACAGCAGGTGGAGGTGTCGAACTGAAGCCATCATTATCAACCTCAGTTGAATGTGCAATGCTGATTTAATGGAAGAGATCACAAGTCAGTGATAACACTGTTAAAACACTGAGTCAGAGATCTCAAGGAACCCCAGGAAACAGTGTCTCAAGTAAACCTACAGAATCTAGAAAAACTACTCACCAACTTGTTAGATGCTAGCTTGTTTTCTCCAGGACAAACACAAATAGTCAGagcatttcatttaaacaaCTGAAGACTTGATTttcattatatattatttactGAGGCAATAAAGTCATATGGCACTGGCACAGTGAGAAATGTATGATGCATGTTTGTAGTCTTTCACCCACAGATATAAAAACCTGACAGTAATCACCAACCAGACTGGGTCCAGGTTTAAGACAATGATATGGTTCCAGTCTCCGATTAAGCCAGACCAAACAGCAAAGCCTCAACCTGCAATAAAAGCAACTGAGTAAAATGAAGCTCAGTTCTGCAGCTGTATGTTCTGCCCCACTCTAATATCTGCCAAAGCCCTCACCAACAACTCTGTCCAGGAGCACATGTTGTTTACTACAGTAGGTTGGCCTCCTGAGGACTAAACATGCTCCTCCCTCAGTCTTAAGACAGATTTAGGTTTCTCCATGAAGGTGTGACAGCAACACACTGAGCAAacttggaggaggaggagaacaaaaggaagaagatgaagaagaggacaggggagaagaagaaggtcAAAGTGAactgaggaagaagatgatggtCAGCTCAGACTCCTGACCTTCTTGTTCTTTAGACGAAAATCAAATGGTCAGTCGTCTACAGAAATAACAGAGAGGAGGTGTACAGAAACTAGAGGTGATTTGATGTAATATTTGGGTGTACCAGAAAATGATGAGGATAATGGGGAACCGAAAATGAAGTCACAGacgtccaaaaagaaaaacctggaaCCCAAATAGTGAAGAAGTTGCTGTGAAGAGCTTTATCAtgaagtctgtttgttttatacatttgatTTCAATGTAGGTTCAGATTAACACTTAATGATGTGAGTCCGACTGTACTCGTTTGTTCTGGTAAATCTGTTTCCTCAGAACAAACTAAAACCTCTTGAATCCTTCACAAACCAAACGGTGGTTCTTACATGAGGCCCATAAcgaagaaaaataaatctcccCTTTAACagacatcagtcagtcagatcaGGGTGTGACAGATCACAGTCATCATGGAGCCTGACTGACATGCAAACAAGCTGCATTTCATCTGGGAGGCAGCTACTGCAAGTAAAGGGACAGATGTTTATAACagcaaaaaaggacaaaaaatgaACAGTAGATACAGTTAGTTATGTATAGCtgagctgtgacatcacagcagctgctctgatctGATCCCAGGACATCCATATAAGGACTAGCAGGAAGCTTTAGGTCCCCACACACATTGAGTTGAACAAACCCCAGAGGTTCAGTGTTCGGTAAAACTAGTGGACTCAATCTTGGCCACAAAAAGACTGCTGCAGTGTGGACAGCAGCAGGCCCGTGCACCCCCCATCTCCGTCTCTTTCCACCTCAGTTGTACACGAGGCCGGCCCCGCTGCTCACCACCCTCATCCTTTCCCCCTCTGTCAATAAAGGCTCCAGGCCTGCTGATAacgctgctgatgctgatgctgggGGTAAAGTGATGAAATGCTGGAGGATGAGGCAGTGAGCTCTCTGGGTCCAAGCtgctttccacacacacacattcagtctaGCTTCTCCTTCTGGACCAGCTTTGGTGCATCAACAAAGTCACGACCATTAAAGAGGATGAGGCCACCCGTCACTACACTGGCCATCCCCCAGAACAAGACATAGGCCAGAGTCTCAGTCCATGTGTCACCTGATAGGGGAGGAGAGGTCAAAGCAGGTCAGTAGAGGGgttcaaaaatgtttcattcgCTATCAAATGCTCTGGTGTTAAGCAGCATTTTGTTTCTTACCTGCCATTAGTAGGCAGATTATGCACATGGAGAATGCCACCACCATGATGATGGGCAGCTACAAAAGGAGGGAAGACCAGACAGACATTTAACAGGTCAGAATGATTACAACTGAGTAGTGTCTTACTTGGAGTCTTCTTACTGTAAGGAACTTCCAGTCTTTGGGGTCTCGCAGAGGTGTGGCCCAATCAGCTTCCTCTACAGCATAGTTCCCAAGGAAAAGATCAATGGAGTCCTGCATTACAACAAACCAGAGACCAGTGAGAccctctcagctgctctgtgattaAAAAACCTCAGAAGTGACCAAACTGTTCTGGACTGGGTCTAGTTGATCTCATCATATACCACTTCATATTTCAGCCTTGTGCGTGTCTGCAAATAAACTTAATCCTTATCACACACAAGCCTTTAAAGTCATGAAGAAACAGCAATGATCTGTATGAAAACTTCAATACCGTAACTGGGGTTGGGTTAAAACTGTCCTGGACATTGTTGTGTGACAACAGGGAAAGAGCACACCCTAAAGGTCCACAGCCTCGAATGACTGCTCAGCTACAGTGAGTGTGGTTGCTCACAGCTGGAGCAGGAAGTAGCATCAGGCTGCTGCAGGGAGGGGACCTATCCTGTCCTGACTCACCTGTCTGAAGCCATCAgagaaattgtttttgtaatatcGGATCATGGAGTTCCAGCCATCCATCAGCAGCCCCCATTGAGTCCTCTTCCCTGTCCTGAAAGATCGAGAGCTCAAATCAAAACCACATACTCTTAGTGGATGAAGCTGAACtttggtgacctctgacctctgtacCATTTCCATGTACACCTGAAGACTTAATTATGTAAATCATAACGCAGTTTACTGAGGACATTCATGCTCCTCTGAGGATGAACCTTACTGGTCATCTCAGACTAAAATTCTGATTTTGTTCCATGTAATGAGAACCAGCCAGCATCATATTTCTTCTTCAAGCAGCCAGATATCTAGAAATTATGTGTTAAAATATTACTGGAGCACAGAGTTACAGGCAGGTAAATAGCATTTAGAAGGTGATGATCTGGATGTGAGCTATTTAAAAACAGACCTGGTGAAGTCTGTCTTCAAGGCCCCAGTCCCAGCATACTGTTTTGCACAGGCATCAGCATTGTCTGCCCAGGCTgcaaggacagagagggagacagacacaaTGATGAGATACCGCTCTCTGTTTGAATCCAGCTGTGTGAGGTTGCTGGGTACTCACCATTTTTGTACACCTTCTCAAAGTCTGCCTGGTCCTCAATCTGCTGACCCTTGTGCAGGACACCCATTTTCTACAGAAACATACAGCACATTAACCCTGACtgattttcatttgctgttCATGCAGAGGTAACACTTCCATCCATGTTCATTGATTAAGTCAGTGTCCACAGCTCCAACTCTACACCTAGCACGGTTTAATAGCTGCTTCTTCCTACTGTTCTTCTCATATTAAAGCAAAACTCTCTCTGAACATTAGCAGAGCTTTGATACTGAAATGAGGATTTCTTGGGGCTACGAGATGAAAAAATTAACAACCTCAGCTAAATGCTTCACTTTGGCTGGTTTCTTCGTGCACAAAAGGACAGACCAAGGTCCCTTATTGAGAAATAAAAGGTTGACTGTTTGTACAGGCTTTTGCTCGCCAATGTGTTTGTACAGCAGCTCTTGCAAAGTATAATTTTACACGtacaaaagtgaaaaacttCTCTGCCTGAAAACAATTCATTAATAAACTAACTGAGCATGTGTAGAGCCTGGAGCTTTAAAGCAGAGTGGGTGAAGGGCTCTTACCAGTAGCTGTGACTGCAGAGACCGCCGGGCCAGCAGACTCTGGATCACATTGGTCCGATCGAGACAGTCCATGCAGTTGCTCCGAAAAGTCCCTTCTTGGTTGAGCAGGACCTTCCCATCTGCATCCACCAGGAAatacctgaacacacaaacacagagacattaTTACTTTTGATGTATAGTGACTAAATCTGCCTGATGTACTCATGTGTCACACTGACCCAAAATCATCCTGCATTTCAGCGACCATGTCCAGTAGAATCTGCAGGCGGTGCCACCTCATCCGACTGCACTCCTTATGGAAGTCAAATGCTATGTACCTGCAAAGAAGAAACTATGATGTGCTCAACCACATCAGAGGTGGAGGGAACACACAAGGCTTTAAGACGAGGTGATCTTACTTGATCATTCCGTTACCCAGGCTGGTCACCATCTTATCAAATGCCAGCTCCAGAGGCTTCTCTGAGCCCTTTTGGTTTATCTGTGGAGAAACAGGAACAGTGTGCTTTTATCTAATAATGACGcctgtaaataaagttttttttttttttatgtttcaattATGTTTCAATTTTTCTTAAGTTTCTGAACACAGACAAAACTGATGTTATTGTACTTAGCACCTTAGAGAAGCATTATCTAATAATTTAATCACCCTGGACAACATTACCTTGGCCTCCAGTTCTactgttaggaatcttggagtcatttttgatcaggaTCTGTCCTTTGtcctcatataaaacaaatctCTAGGGCAGTCTTATTTCACCTATGCAATATTGCAAAGGTCAGAAAAATTTTGTCTCAAAAGGATGCAGAAAAGCTAGTGCATCCATTCGTGACCTCTAGACTGAACTACTGTAAATCACAGCTTTCAGGATATCCCAACAATtatctgaaaagccttcagttgattcagaacacttctgcatgaatattaacaggaacaagaaaaaagagatcacatttctccagtGTTAGCTTCTCTGCATCAGCTCCCAGTTAAATTGagaatagaattcaaaatcccTCTTGTAACATACAAAGCTCTGAATAACTCcttcatatctcagagagctcatagttccttactgtcccagtaAAACTCTTTGCTCTCTGGAtgtaggtttacttgtggttctaagagtctccaagagtaaatcaggaggcagatctttcagcttagattttattttattgtctgaGTAAAATTGAGTCATAAATGTGAATTCAACATTCAgctgaaacataaaatattttgtctcaCCAGGTTCAAAATGACTTGTCTTCCATAAAGAATAATCTGTGAGTCAAAGTGTCTCTGAAATCCATCCAGCTagagagaagagacaaacaGCATGAGACAGACACTAACACAGGACTCTGTTTTTATAATACCACAATGAAGCAAAACTTACATGGTTGACTGTTTTGTTGATCTGAGGTTTGGGTTTGTACTTCAGATTGGGCCTCTGGGACCAGTAAAAGGGAATGGAGCCTCTTGTCTGTAAAGAAAAGCCTGGTGTCACTCACTGCAACACATGCAACTCTACCCCTCTGCCTCTACAGTATCATGTCAACCACTGGTCACTGTCTGGACACTCTGGTGGACTACTCTTTGCAGCACAGTGAAGAGCACTGGGGGTTACACATCATGTAAACTGATTTATGGTAAAGACAAGCATAAAGACAGTCCGATAGTTCTAATTATTTGAAGGTTGAAGAGTGATTCATGCGACTATACTTTCATGTTACGTCACACTCGCCATGAATGATGCTTAAGTTCTTCCTAATGGTCCATCTTCATCGCTGCTTCAACTCACCTGAACAAACGAGG from Echeneis naucrates chromosome 6, fEcheNa1.1, whole genome shotgun sequence encodes:
- the sacm1lb gene encoding phosphatidylinositol-3-phosphatase SAC1-B isoform X3, translated to MRRDVPATAETRPICGLMGTVRLVAGMYLVIITKKQKVGDLLGHAVWKALDFDVLSYKKTILHLTDNQMQDNKSFLTMINSVLHTDGFYFATDYDLTHTLQRLANTSPEFQEMSLLERVDQRFVWNGHLLREFMAQPELHKFVYPVVHGFITMKSSCINGKIFEWSIISRRSCFRAGVRYYVRGIDSEGHAANYVETEQIVQFNSAKASFVQTRGSIPFYWSQRPNLKYKPKPQINKTVNHLDGFQRHFDSQIILYGRQVILNLINQKGSEKPLELAFDKMVTSLGNGMIKYIAFDFHKECSRMRWHRLQILLDMVAEMQDDFGYFLVDADGKVLLNQEGTFRSNCMDCLDRTNVIQSLLARRSLQSQLLKMGVLHKGQQIEDQADFEKVYKNAWADNADACAKQYAGTGALKTDFTRTGKRTQWGLLMDGWNSMIRYYKNNFSDGFRQDSIDLFLGNYAVEEADWATPLRDPKDWKFLTLPIIMVVAFSMCIICLLMAGDTWTETLAYVLFWGMASVVTGGLILFNGRDFVDAPKLVQKEKLD
- the sacm1lb gene encoding phosphatidylinositol-3-phosphatase SAC1-B isoform X1, with amino-acid sequence MASAYESFNLRTTPEKFYIEACDDGSVDVLAIDRVSTEMTLTVRRDVPATAETRPICGLMGTVRLVAGMYLVIITKKQKVGDLLGHAVWKALDFDVLSYKKTILHLTDNQMQDNKSFLTMINSVLHTDGFYFATDYDLTHTLQRLANTSPEFQEMSLLERVDQRFVWNGHLLREFMAQPELHKFVYPVVHGFITMKSSCINGKIFEWSIISRRSCFRAGVRYYVRGIDSEGHAANYVETEQIVQFNSAKASFVQTRGSIPFYWSQRPNLKYKPKPQINKTVNHLDGFQRHFDSQIILYGRQVILNLINQKGSEKPLELAFDKMVTSLGNGMIKYIAFDFHKECSRMRWHRLQILLDMVAEMQDDFGYFLVDADGKVLLNQEGTFRSNCMDCLDRTNVIQSLLARRSLQSQLLKMGVLHKGQQIEDQADFEKVYKNAWADNADACAKQYAGTGALKTDFTRTGKRTQWGLLMDGWNSMIRYYKNNFSDGFRQDSIDLFLGNYAVEEADWATPLRDPKDWKFLTLPIIMVVAFSMCIICLLMAGDTWTETLAYVLFWGMASVVTGGLILFNGRDFVDAPKLVQKEKLD
- the sacm1lb gene encoding phosphatidylinositol-3-phosphatase SAC1-B isoform X2 translates to MASAYESFNLRTTPEKFYIEACDDGSVDVLAIDRVSTEMTLTDKVDVPATAETRPICGLMGTVRLVAGMYLVIITKKQKVGDLLGHAVWKALDFDVLSYKKTILHLTDNQMQDNKSFLTMINSVLHTDGFYFATDYDLTHTLQRLANTSPEFQEMSLLERVDQRFVWNGHLLREFMAQPELHKFVYPVVHGFITMKSSCINGKIFEWSIISRRSCFRAGVRYYVRGIDSEGHAANYVETEQIVQFNSAKASFVQTRGSIPFYWSQRPNLKYKPKPQINKTVNHLDGFQRHFDSQIILYGRQVILNLINQKGSEKPLELAFDKMVTSLGNGMIKYIAFDFHKECSRMRWHRLQILLDMVAEMQDDFGYFLVDADGKVLLNQEGTFRSNCMDCLDRTNVIQSLLARRSLQSQLLKMGVLHKGQQIEDQADFEKVYKNAWADNADACAKQYAGTGALKTDFTRTGKRTQWGLLMDGWNSMIRYYKNNFSDGFRQDSIDLFLGNYAVEEADWATPLRDPKDWKFLTLPIIMVVAFSMCIICLLMAGDTWTETLAYVLFWGMASVVTGGLILFNGRDFVDAPKLVQKEKLD